Proteins encoded in a region of the Stieleria neptunia genome:
- the tnpA gene encoding IS66 family insertion sequence element accessory protein TnpA: MPQFPNPQLAQQWRDRIERFAQSDLTVADFCDREGYSVASFYQWRRKLRSSVLVDPSAPSDRPASFVAVELQPVAMEAAQLNGLEIELPGGAVARLDQNATDEQQRRLIKNVVEALSEVAS, from the coding sequence ATGCCGCAGTTTCCCAACCCGCAGCTCGCACAGCAGTGGCGTGACCGTATTGAACGGTTCGCCCAATCCGACCTAACGGTCGCCGATTTCTGTGATCGGGAAGGCTATTCGGTTGCCTCATTCTATCAGTGGCGGCGTAAGCTGCGTTCCTCTGTTCTCGTTGATCCGTCAGCCCCCAGCGATCGACCGGCCTCGTTCGTCGCTGTTGAGCTTCAGCCCGTCGCGATGGAAGCGGCCCAACTGAATGGCCTGGAAATTGAATTGCCTGGTGGGGCCGTTGCTCGCCTCGACCAGAACGCCACCGACGAGCAGCAACGCAGACTGATCAAGAACGTCGTCGAGGCACTCAGCGAGGTGGCATCGTGA
- the tnpB gene encoding IS66 family insertion sequence element accessory protein TnpB (TnpB, as the term is used for proteins encoded by IS66 family insertion elements, is considered an accessory protein, since TnpC, encoded by a neighboring gene, is a DDE family transposase.), with product MIALAPTTRIFVYTEATDMRKSFNGLSGLVKEHFQVDLFSGHLFVFFNRRRDYVKILMWDCDGLALWSKRLESGSFEKVVSEEQGSFEIDSAGLVMMLRGVQIEGSQRRKRYSIDQPQAA from the coding sequence GTGATCGCACTTGCACCCACCACTCGGATCTTTGTCTACACCGAGGCGACCGATATGAGGAAGAGTTTCAATGGCTTGTCCGGACTCGTCAAAGAACATTTCCAGGTCGACTTGTTCTCTGGTCATCTGTTCGTCTTTTTCAACCGCCGGCGCGACTATGTCAAGATTCTGATGTGGGACTGTGATGGCCTGGCTCTCTGGTCCAAGCGACTCGAAAGTGGAAGCTTCGAGAAGGTTGTCTCCGAGGAACAAGGCAGCTTCGAAATCGATTCCGCCGGCCTGGTCATGATGCTCCGCGGTGTGCAGATTGAAGGATCGCAACGACGCAAACGTTACTCGATCGATCAGCCGCAGGCGGCCTGA
- the tnpC gene encoding IS66 family transposase codes for MATSENKDDLQSVLRVNAELIETVERLQKANQQLREELELYRRKFFGRSSERHVEDDSQLHLFDLGEQQAENDDAEDDEANQPRRRRRKKKSEKLPDHLKRKVIEADVPVEQRICPCCDEEMPIVGTDISNRLDFIPAEFFVWEIHRHKRACCNCKESIAQVPAGEEPCGLTTPIPGSDYGFGVYTQLIVNKFADHLPLYRGEDIFARAGMLIPRNTQFGMLANIAALAGVVVELMKSQIVSGDVLGVDDTSVRLQDHSLPGKMRTARFWLYRGREDHPYNVFDFTESRGRDGPGKFLRDFRGHAVVDAYGVNDGVYLGAQNQIFAACCNAHARRKFVEARPNDPVAAAQALAFYRGLYNVEDRAREASVAERLELRQSDSVPIMNGLHDWLLQMNDDRRVLPKSSIGKAVRYALNQWDELSVFLGDGAIPIDNNATENELRRLTIGRKNWLFVGSNRGGHVAATMYSLVSSAARHHLDVWAYVDDCLRQLASGSTDYERLLPDVWRKEHPESIRPYRDAEQKARRLTTQQRRTRRREARVA; via the coding sequence ATGGCTACTTCGGAAAACAAAGACGACTTGCAAAGCGTGTTGAGGGTCAACGCTGAGCTGATTGAAACGGTTGAACGATTGCAGAAAGCCAACCAACAACTCCGCGAAGAACTGGAACTCTATCGTCGAAAGTTCTTCGGCAGGTCTTCCGAAAGGCACGTCGAAGATGACTCGCAATTGCATCTGTTCGACTTAGGTGAGCAGCAAGCCGAGAACGACGATGCCGAAGACGATGAAGCAAACCAGCCACGCCGACGTCGTCGCAAGAAGAAGTCTGAGAAGCTGCCAGACCATCTCAAACGCAAGGTCATCGAAGCGGACGTTCCGGTCGAACAGCGAATCTGTCCTTGCTGTGATGAAGAGATGCCGATTGTGGGCACCGACATCAGCAATCGATTGGATTTTATCCCCGCAGAGTTTTTCGTTTGGGAGATCCATCGCCATAAACGTGCATGCTGCAATTGCAAAGAATCGATCGCTCAGGTGCCTGCCGGCGAGGAACCCTGCGGCCTGACAACGCCGATCCCCGGCAGCGATTATGGCTTCGGTGTTTACACGCAGCTGATCGTCAATAAATTCGCCGATCATCTACCGCTCTATCGCGGAGAAGACATCTTCGCCCGCGCCGGGATGCTGATCCCTCGCAACACACAATTTGGGATGCTTGCGAACATCGCGGCATTGGCCGGCGTGGTGGTGGAACTGATGAAGTCGCAAATCGTCTCAGGCGATGTGCTGGGTGTGGATGATACGTCGGTTCGTCTGCAGGATCACAGTTTGCCGGGCAAGATGCGGACTGCACGATTCTGGCTGTACCGAGGCCGTGAGGATCATCCGTATAACGTGTTCGATTTCACAGAAAGCCGCGGGCGCGACGGCCCCGGCAAATTCCTTCGTGATTTTCGCGGCCACGCGGTGGTCGATGCTTATGGAGTCAACGACGGAGTCTATCTGGGAGCACAGAATCAGATCTTTGCCGCGTGCTGCAATGCGCACGCACGTCGAAAGTTCGTCGAAGCCAGACCGAACGACCCGGTCGCCGCTGCGCAGGCACTGGCGTTTTACCGTGGCTTGTACAATGTTGAAGATCGCGCGCGGGAAGCATCGGTGGCTGAACGCCTGGAACTGCGCCAGAGCGACTCCGTGCCGATCATGAACGGCCTTCACGACTGGTTGCTGCAGATGAATGATGATCGCCGTGTGCTTCCGAAGAGCTCGATCGGCAAGGCGGTGCGTTATGCATTGAACCAGTGGGACGAGTTGTCGGTGTTCCTCGGCGACGGTGCAATCCCGATTGACAACAATGCGACTGAAAACGAACTTCGCCGTTTGACGATCGGTCGAAAGAACTGGCTGTTTGTCGGCTCGAACCGAGGAGGGCACGTGGCGGCGACGATGTATAGCCTGGTGTCTTCGGCGGCACGGCATCACTTGGATGTGTGGGCCTATGTGGACGACTGTCTTCGCCAGTTGGCAAGTGGCAGCACAGATTACGAACGCCTGCTTCCAGACGTGTGGCGAAAGGAACACCCAGAGTCGATCCGTCCGTACCGCGACGCCGAGCAGAAGGCGCGACGCTTGACCACACAACAACGTCGAACGCGTCGCCGCGAGGCGAGGGTGGCGTGA
- a CDS encoding serine/threonine-protein kinase encodes MMIARFHYDRKTLTRFLDEEAVSETAEIASHVEQCDECQSALESLMEDGLTMDKAGELLRGGASFQLAELEDGKPEACPTFLQSSDDPDTLGRFARYEIKRILGRGGMGIVMQAFDTSLGRHCAVKVLAPELASSAAARRRFSREAKSAAAVVHPHVVPIQTVDEYNGLPYLVMPVVEGQSLQQRVDADGPLSILETVRIASQVAEGLAAAHDQGLVHRDIKPANVLLENGVERVQITDFGLARAVDDASMTRSGVIAGTPQYMSPEQAHGDTIDHRSDLFSLGSLVYFMLVGRSPFRAETTMGVLNRIGNDEPRSIRSINADVPQWLEQTVLRLLSKSPDDRFQTAAEVAELLQNWHAHLQQPNIMVRPPEPTALAAGLSTHPSTFKGSANGSRGRFTHWLIATAAFAFFAVLATVIVLETNKGTLRIESNSQADVPIRIIQGEKIVDQLSVSLDGATTRLSAGNYRIEVDGQATDVHLSGGRVTLKRGETWLAKIDVRLAPDKVRELDVYGFDDRNGPNPNAGPAPVYQRANAIATQQHPLANFVPIPGPTTQGGNAIALDPPSDQEILRVLESQRFAKGNIASIWKTRRENVRITKEKIADYIDPPRVYPLIGPAQLHHAHYKCTVYSDEKQEVDYPIPHSIDERDAIKVVYIDHHHFHLIGDAASRLHGDGKFQALGAPADPSTLAGKVEAFNRRMIAAGGDDHQPPLTVDELLSLSQWKLQTDGELSVEVKGFLTNLGIGRYLPEQWAIAGGESEVVTDDGEIKIYSIELVNRYSQSRVLVRKRYLAPPVNFRAPRLPAAIERATPLAAAITEFNAMHHSVDGKRQPPLTVDEVLAAIVNWKSRRHEASVDNKTFANFQEIKNTHQLPVDCKLDVIARFGSLGGDTFKIWSVRMVMPQVARPGSTYAFQIRQQYISVDSATDGVIHSAEANPGFATPESLMTYYADCQFRDDVAGCLECYSDKVIDQFAANYLVIATAMLEMYRKIPDDELQDKQRRKADELEALLARSMIDNVPSIAKAGLYQAAASVRERLQGDASRVPTQKELMLTATTPSMLKNPRQFVLEFDAADEAVPDEAERPKRRKKFEIETNPKGVWAIDANERSRMELKKIDGRWWIDDPWAEGEGTGF; translated from the coding sequence ATGATGATTGCCCGTTTTCATTATGACCGCAAAACGCTGACTCGCTTTTTGGACGAAGAAGCTGTCTCCGAAACGGCTGAGATCGCGTCGCACGTCGAACAGTGCGACGAGTGTCAGTCGGCGTTGGAATCGCTGATGGAAGATGGATTGACGATGGACAAGGCGGGTGAGTTGCTGCGTGGTGGCGCAAGTTTTCAGCTTGCGGAATTGGAAGACGGCAAGCCGGAAGCTTGCCCCACCTTCCTTCAATCGTCCGACGATCCCGACACCCTCGGCCGTTTCGCCCGCTACGAAATCAAACGGATTCTCGGTCGCGGTGGCATGGGCATCGTGATGCAGGCGTTCGACACTTCACTCGGGCGACACTGTGCCGTGAAAGTCCTCGCACCTGAACTGGCCAGCAGCGCGGCTGCCCGCCGGCGATTTTCACGCGAAGCAAAAAGTGCCGCCGCCGTCGTTCATCCGCACGTCGTCCCGATTCAAACGGTCGATGAATACAATGGGCTGCCGTACTTGGTGATGCCTGTCGTCGAAGGCCAAAGTCTGCAACAACGCGTCGACGCGGACGGCCCGTTGTCGATCCTCGAAACCGTCCGCATCGCTTCGCAGGTCGCCGAAGGTCTCGCCGCCGCCCATGACCAGGGCCTCGTTCACCGCGACATCAAACCCGCCAACGTGTTGCTGGAAAATGGCGTCGAACGCGTGCAAATCACCGACTTTGGTCTCGCCCGCGCCGTCGACGACGCCAGCATGACGCGGTCGGGCGTGATCGCCGGCACACCGCAATACATGTCCCCTGAACAAGCCCACGGCGACACGATCGACCACCGCAGCGATCTGTTTTCACTCGGTAGTCTTGTTTACTTCATGCTTGTCGGCCGCAGCCCCTTCCGCGCCGAGACGACGATGGGTGTGCTCAATCGGATTGGCAATGACGAACCACGCAGTATTCGGTCCATCAACGCCGACGTCCCCCAATGGTTGGAACAAACCGTGTTGCGGCTGCTTTCCAAATCGCCCGATGATCGCTTTCAAACGGCCGCCGAAGTAGCCGAGTTGCTGCAAAACTGGCACGCCCACCTGCAACAACCGAACATCATGGTCCGTCCGCCTGAGCCGACGGCGCTAGCCGCGGGCCTTTCAACTCACCCGTCGACTTTCAAAGGTAGCGCCAACGGTTCACGGGGCCGATTCACCCATTGGCTGATCGCCACCGCCGCATTCGCCTTCTTTGCAGTCCTCGCAACCGTGATCGTGCTTGAAACGAACAAAGGCACCCTTCGTATCGAAAGTAATTCGCAGGCAGACGTTCCGATTCGGATCATTCAAGGCGAAAAAATCGTCGACCAACTCAGCGTTTCTCTCGATGGTGCCACAACACGTTTAAGTGCAGGCAACTACCGCATCGAAGTCGATGGCCAAGCAACCGACGTTCATCTCTCAGGCGGTCGCGTGACGCTGAAACGCGGCGAGACTTGGTTGGCGAAGATTGATGTCCGCTTGGCACCGGACAAGGTGCGTGAATTGGATGTGTATGGCTTCGACGATCGAAATGGCCCGAATCCAAATGCCGGACCAGCACCGGTTTACCAGAGAGCAAACGCAATTGCGACCCAGCAGCATCCCCTCGCCAACTTCGTGCCAATCCCCGGCCCAACAACGCAAGGCGGCAACGCGATTGCCCTTGATCCTCCCAGCGATCAGGAAATCCTCCGCGTTCTAGAGTCGCAACGTTTTGCAAAAGGCAACATTGCATCGATCTGGAAAACGCGGCGAGAGAATGTGCGAATAACGAAAGAGAAAATCGCAGACTACATCGATCCTCCTCGCGTGTATCCTCTGATTGGTCCAGCACAACTCCACCACGCGCACTATAAATGCACGGTCTATTCCGACGAGAAACAAGAAGTCGATTATCCAATCCCCCATTCCATTGACGAACGCGATGCAATCAAAGTGGTCTACATCGACCACCATCATTTTCATTTGATCGGCGACGCAGCATCAAGACTTCATGGTGACGGCAAATTCCAAGCATTAGGTGCGCCCGCGGACCCCAGCACATTGGCTGGCAAAGTCGAAGCGTTCAATCGCAGAATGATCGCAGCCGGTGGCGACGATCACCAGCCTCCGCTCACCGTCGACGAATTGCTTTCGCTAAGCCAATGGAAACTGCAAACCGATGGCGAGCTATCCGTTGAAGTCAAGGGTTTCCTAACCAACCTCGGAATCGGACGCTATTTACCGGAGCAATGGGCAATCGCAGGGGGCGAATCGGAAGTCGTGACGGATGATGGAGAGATCAAGATTTACAGCATCGAACTGGTGAATCGCTACTCTCAATCAAGGGTTCTCGTTCGCAAACGTTACCTTGCTCCACCCGTGAACTTCCGGGCCCCCAGACTGCCCGCCGCGATTGAACGGGCAACGCCGCTGGCCGCTGCGATCACCGAATTCAATGCGATGCATCATTCGGTCGATGGCAAACGTCAGCCGCCATTGACAGTCGACGAAGTACTGGCGGCAATCGTTAATTGGAAGTCTCGCCGCCATGAAGCTTCGGTCGACAACAAAACTTTCGCAAACTTTCAAGAGATCAAAAACACTCATCAACTGCCAGTAGACTGCAAGTTGGATGTGATCGCACGTTTCGGGAGCCTAGGCGGTGACACCTTCAAGATTTGGTCGGTACGAATGGTGATGCCGCAAGTCGCGAGGCCTGGCAGCACTTATGCATTCCAAATACGTCAGCAGTACATTTCGGTCGACTCGGCGACGGACGGTGTGATTCATTCCGCTGAGGCAAACCCCGGTTTCGCAACTCCCGAATCGCTGATGACGTATTACGCCGACTGTCAGTTTCGCGACGACGTGGCGGGTTGTTTAGAATGCTATTCGGACAAGGTGATCGATCAGTTCGCGGCAAACTATCTTGTCATCGCGACGGCCATGTTGGAAATGTACCGAAAAATTCCAGATGACGAGTTGCAAGATAAGCAGCGCAGGAAGGCTGACGAACTCGAAGCGTTACTCGCTCGGTCGATGATCGACAACGTGCCGTCGATCGCCAAGGCAGGGCTGTACCAAGCTGCCGCCAGTGTTCGCGAGCGACTTCAAGGCGATGCATCTCGCGTGCCGACGCAAAAGGAGCTGATGCTGACAGCGACCACGCCTTCGATGTTGAAGAACCCTCGGCAGTTTGTCCTTGAATTCGACGCGGCGGACGAAGCCGTCCCTGACGAAGCCGAAAGGCCAAAGCGACGTAAGAAGTTCGAGATCGAAACCAACCCGAAGGGCGTTTGGGCAATTGATGCCAATGAACGCAGTCGCATGGAACTGAAAAAGATCGATGGTCGCTGGTGGATCGACGACCCCTGGGCGGAAGGCGAGGGGACAGGGTTCTGA
- a CDS encoding RNA polymerase sigma factor, protein MQDPKTRPSLIGQLHDPASHDAWAEFVGLYQPVVYRVARARGLQHADAEDLAQEVFATVGRKVGEFDFGRGGSFRGWLLKITRDQVVNKLTRGPRDVGSGDSEVQAMIGEQPARSETLTLLRVEHQRALLARAAERLRGSISPPIWDAFWMTAVEGISIAEAAERLGKTEGGVRVARCRVLARLRKEVQDDDCPFSL, encoded by the coding sequence GTGCAGGACCCCAAAACACGACCGTCGTTGATCGGCCAGCTCCATGATCCGGCGTCACACGATGCCTGGGCGGAGTTTGTCGGTTTGTACCAGCCGGTCGTCTATCGGGTCGCCCGCGCGAGAGGGCTGCAACATGCCGATGCCGAAGATTTAGCGCAGGAAGTTTTCGCAACCGTCGGCCGCAAGGTTGGCGAGTTTGATTTTGGACGAGGCGGTTCGTTTCGTGGCTGGTTGTTGAAGATCACTCGCGACCAGGTCGTCAACAAACTGACTCGCGGCCCTCGTGATGTCGGCAGCGGCGATTCGGAAGTGCAAGCGATGATCGGCGAGCAACCGGCACGCAGCGAAACACTGACCCTGCTGCGGGTGGAGCACCAGCGAGCCCTCTTGGCGAGGGCCGCCGAACGGTTGCGTGGTTCGATCAGCCCACCGATTTGGGATGCGTTCTGGATGACAGCCGTCGAGGGAATCTCGATCGCGGAAGCCGCCGAGAGATTGGGGAAGACCGAAGGAGGCGTTCGCGTGGCCCGCTGCCGCGTGTTGGCAAGACTACGAAAAGAGGTACAGGATGATGATTGCCCGTTTTCATTATGA
- a CDS encoding PP2C family protein-serine/threonine phosphatase, whose product MGEPEVFDHGQGHVLAFARTCPGKQDPNDDSAAIIRTLDDGLVLAVADGVGGSPVGHKASAIAMQCLLESVSSQSVSGDLRPLILDGIERANAAILELAIGAATTLTVIEVQDRVARGYQVGDSMALVVGQRGLVKWKSTSHSPVGYAVESGLMGEDEAMHHDDRHYVSNLVGSKSMHIEIGPTVRLAARDTVLLASDGLFDNLHLDEVCALARVGPPIKRMRSLVDQATDRMHSEHGKPDDLSLVMLTP is encoded by the coding sequence ATGGGCGAACCAGAGGTCTTCGACCACGGCCAAGGCCATGTGTTGGCGTTTGCCCGCACCTGCCCCGGCAAACAAGACCCCAATGACGACAGCGCCGCGATCATCCGCACCTTGGATGACGGATTGGTGTTGGCCGTCGCCGACGGCGTGGGCGGTTCCCCGGTGGGGCACAAGGCGTCGGCGATTGCCATGCAATGTCTGCTCGAGAGCGTCTCGTCCCAATCCGTCAGCGGTGACCTCAGACCGTTGATTCTTGACGGCATCGAGCGGGCCAATGCCGCCATTCTGGAACTCGCGATCGGGGCCGCGACCACTCTGACGGTGATCGAAGTTCAGGATCGCGTCGCCCGCGGGTACCAGGTCGGTGATTCCATGGCCCTGGTCGTCGGACAGCGTGGTTTGGTCAAGTGGAAATCGACGTCCCATTCACCGGTCGGCTATGCCGTCGAATCCGGGCTGATGGGCGAAGACGAAGCGATGCATCACGACGATCGACACTATGTCTCCAATCTGGTCGGTTCCAAGAGCATGCACATCGAAATCGGTCCGACCGTTCGTCTGGCCGCGCGCGATACCGTCTTGCTGGCAAGCGATGGGCTGTTCGATAACTTGCATCTGGATGAGGTTTGCGCGCTCGCCCGGGTCGGCCCGCCGATCAAGCGCATGCGATCGCTGGTCGATCAGGCGACCGATCGGATGCACTCCGAGCACGGCAAGCCGGATGATCTGAGTCTCGTGATGCTGACGCCCTAG
- a CDS encoding serine/threonine-protein kinase, producing MAKRTDYPISSDAPRLRVGSRLGKYRLNRRIGQGGFADVYAATDTLLSTKVALKIPNSRWVTPELIDEFRREVKLTIELDHPNILPIRDARFIEGHFVIVSPLAKRTLNDRLAKRMRFELGFELMSQLLEAVSYAHSMGVIHCDIKPENILLFDDDWLRLADFGIAKVAQQTINGSGTGTLGYMPPEQAMGKPSTRSDVFSLGLIAYRLFSSKWPEYPFDWPFPGAATIRKRVHPDLIGIIRKSVAVKPRDRYADAGKMASEWEKSRMKAIRHVLRKRKSS from the coding sequence ATGGCAAAACGAACTGACTACCCCATCTCCAGCGATGCCCCGCGACTTCGAGTCGGAAGCCGTTTGGGAAAATATCGGCTCAACCGACGGATCGGACAGGGAGGATTCGCCGACGTCTACGCCGCCACCGATACCCTGCTGTCGACCAAGGTGGCGCTGAAAATCCCGAATTCACGCTGGGTCACGCCCGAACTGATCGACGAGTTTCGCCGTGAGGTCAAGTTGACGATCGAGCTGGATCATCCCAACATCCTGCCGATCCGTGACGCCCGGTTCATCGAGGGGCATTTTGTCATCGTGTCGCCGCTGGCCAAACGAACGCTCAATGATCGATTGGCCAAGCGAATGCGGTTCGAGCTGGGCTTCGAATTGATGTCGCAATTGCTCGAAGCGGTCTCCTACGCCCATTCGATGGGCGTGATTCATTGCGACATCAAACCCGAAAACATCCTGCTGTTCGATGACGACTGGTTGCGGCTGGCGGATTTCGGCATCGCCAAGGTCGCCCAGCAAACGATCAACGGTTCGGGCACCGGGACGCTCGGCTACATGCCGCCGGAGCAGGCGATGGGAAAACCGTCGACCCGCAGCGATGTGTTCTCGCTCGGCTTGATCGCCTACCGCCTGTTCTCCAGCAAGTGGCCGGAGTACCCCTTCGACTGGCCGTTTCCCGGTGCGGCGACGATTCGCAAACGCGTCCATCCGGACCTGATCGGCATCATCCGCAAATCCGTGGCCGTCAAGCCGCGCGATCGGTACGCCGATGCCGGTAAAATGGCGTCGGAGTGGGAGAAATCGCGGATGAAAGCGATTCGCCACGTTCTTCGTAAACGAAAATCGAGTTAA
- a CDS encoding succinylglutamate desuccinylase/aspartoacylase family protein: protein MVSGSSHSSSQSWFGKSVAPGESVNSELLITESYSSRDVGISLRVIRGLGDGPTVFVSGALHGDEINGTGAIRSLIADDDLKLTAGTVVLIPVLNVLGFERHSRYLPDRRDLNRCFPGNASGSMATRMAKVIFDAIVRRCDYGVDLHTAAVRRTNYPNVRADFRNPDCMRLAEAFGAGVILDGKGPKGSLRREATLADCPTIVVEGGEVWKVEPSIVDCMKRGVLNVLKHLEMMEGEPELPIGQVKIKQTKWIRAERGGFMDLHVSPGSTVTAGQPIATNSTLVHQDQNQLIAPFDGIVIGMSTLPAVQPGEPVVHLGRLAGAKSARRVEKHSQADDVQRTAQEHLSTNIQIVDPN, encoded by the coding sequence ATGGTCTCAGGTTCATCTCATTCTTCCAGCCAATCTTGGTTCGGCAAGTCCGTCGCCCCAGGCGAATCAGTCAACTCGGAATTGTTGATCACCGAAAGCTACAGCAGTCGCGATGTTGGGATTTCCCTGCGCGTGATTCGGGGCCTTGGCGACGGCCCGACCGTGTTTGTCTCCGGCGCCCTCCACGGCGACGAAATCAACGGCACCGGTGCCATCCGGTCCCTGATCGCCGACGACGATCTGAAACTCACCGCGGGCACGGTCGTCCTGATTCCGGTCTTGAACGTGCTGGGGTTCGAGCGACACTCACGCTATTTGCCCGACCGCCGGGATCTGAACCGTTGTTTTCCCGGCAACGCCAGCGGAAGCATGGCGACACGGATGGCCAAGGTGATCTTTGATGCCATCGTACGCCGCTGTGACTACGGAGTCGACCTGCACACCGCCGCGGTGCGGCGAACGAACTACCCGAACGTTCGAGCCGACTTTCGCAACCCCGACTGCATGCGATTGGCCGAAGCCTTTGGCGCCGGCGTGATTCTCGATGGCAAGGGCCCCAAAGGGTCGTTGCGCCGCGAAGCGACCCTGGCGGACTGTCCGACGATCGTGGTCGAGGGTGGCGAAGTCTGGAAAGTCGAACCGTCGATCGTCGATTGCATGAAACGCGGCGTCCTGAACGTGCTGAAACACCTGGAGATGATGGAGGGTGAGCCCGAACTGCCGATCGGGCAGGTCAAGATCAAACAAACCAAGTGGATTCGCGCCGAACGCGGCGGATTCATGGACTTGCATGTCTCCCCCGGCAGCACCGTCACCGCCGGACAGCCGATCGCGACCAACAGCACGCTGGTGCACCAAGACCAGAACCAACTGATCGCGCCCTTTGACGGGATCGTGATCGGGATGTCGACCCTGCCCGCGGTCCAGCCCGGCGAGCCCGTCGTTCACCTCGGACGACTCGCCGGTGCCAAAAGCGCCCGCCGTGTCGAAAAACACTCCCAAGCCGACGACGTGCAACGGACCGCCCAAGAACATCTCTCGACCAACATCCAAATCGTCGATCCGAACTGA